The following are encoded together in the Micromonospora lupini genome:
- a CDS encoding nicotinate phosphoribosyltransferase yields MSTLRPALLTDHYELTMVSAALKDGTADRRCVFEVFSRRLPSGRRYGVVAGTARLIELIRDFRFDPTEVDFLRRTGVVDEAAAAWLTDYRFTGDIDGYAEGELFFPGSPILTVSGGFAECVVLETVALSVLNHDCAVAAAAARMVTAARGRALIEMGSRRAHEEAAVAAARAAYLAGFRFTSNLAAGERYGIPTAGTAAHAFTLLHDDERAAFASQVATLGKDTTLLVDTYDISQGIRNAIAVAGPELRAIRIDSGDLAVIAQQSRELLDSLGATETKIIVSGDLDEYSIAALAAEPVDMYGAGTAVVTGSGAPTAGLVYKLVEVEGRPVVKRSEHKATIGGRKVAVRRHKPTGTATEEIIVPQGVPDRQANDRLLQRSYVIDGEPVGLPTLDESREHLRECLISIPWEGLKLSAGDPAVPVTVVPAA; encoded by the coding sequence GTGAGCACCCTCCGCCCCGCGCTGCTGACCGACCACTACGAGCTGACCATGGTCAGCGCGGCACTCAAGGACGGCACCGCCGACCGCCGCTGTGTCTTCGAGGTGTTCAGCCGTCGGTTGCCCAGCGGCCGGCGCTACGGCGTCGTCGCCGGCACCGCGCGGCTCATCGAGCTGATCCGCGACTTCCGGTTCGACCCGACGGAGGTCGACTTCCTGCGCCGCACCGGGGTGGTCGACGAGGCGGCGGCGGCCTGGCTCACCGACTACCGCTTCACGGGCGACATCGACGGGTACGCCGAGGGTGAGCTGTTCTTCCCCGGTTCGCCGATCCTGACCGTCTCCGGCGGCTTCGCCGAGTGCGTGGTGCTGGAGACGGTGGCGCTCTCCGTGCTCAACCACGACTGCGCGGTGGCCGCGGCCGCGGCGCGGATGGTCACCGCCGCCCGGGGCCGGGCGCTGATCGAGATGGGATCGCGCCGGGCACACGAGGAGGCGGCGGTGGCGGCGGCACGGGCCGCGTACCTGGCCGGTTTCCGGTTCACCTCCAACCTCGCCGCCGGGGAGCGCTACGGCATCCCCACGGCGGGCACTGCGGCACACGCGTTCACCCTGCTGCACGACGACGAGCGGGCGGCGTTCGCCTCGCAGGTGGCCACGCTGGGCAAGGACACCACGCTGCTTGTCGACACGTACGACATCAGCCAGGGCATTCGCAACGCGATCGCGGTGGCCGGGCCGGAGCTGCGGGCGATCCGGATCGACTCGGGTGACCTCGCGGTGATCGCGCAGCAGTCCCGGGAACTGCTGGACTCGCTGGGCGCCACCGAGACGAAGATCATCGTCTCGGGCGACCTGGACGAGTACTCGATCGCCGCGCTGGCCGCCGAGCCGGTCGACATGTACGGCGCGGGGACTGCAGTGGTCACCGGCTCCGGGGCACCCACCGCGGGGCTGGTCTACAAGCTCGTCGAGGTCGAGGGCCGCCCGGTGGTGAAGCGGTCGGAGCACAAGGCGACCATCGGCGGGCGGAAGGTCGCGGTCCGCCGGCACAAGCCGACAGGCACCGCCACGGAGGAGATCATCGTCCCGCAGGGCGTGCCCGACCGGCAGGCCAACGACCGGCTGCTCCAGCGCTCGTACGTGATCGACGGCGAACCCGTGGGTCTGCCCACCCTCGACGAGTCCCGGGAGCACCTGCGCGAGTGCCTCATCTCCATCCCGTGGGAGGGGTTGAAGCTCTCCGCCGGCGACCCGGCCGTGCCGGTCACTGTCGTGCCCGCCGCCTGA
- a CDS encoding isochorismatase family protein encodes MADALIIVDVQNDFCEGGSLAVPGGAGVAAGISRLLAVEPDRWQHVVATKDYHIDPGAHFGDPPDFVESWPRHCVVGTSGSEFHPELETGRVEAIFHKGEHAAAYSGFEGHADDGECLADWLRRHDVDRVDVVGIATDHCVRATALDAAREGFATTVLLELTAAVASETTDVALRAMDGAGVILHGEPVIRAA; translated from the coding sequence ATGGCCGACGCGCTGATCATCGTGGACGTGCAGAACGACTTCTGCGAGGGCGGCTCGCTGGCCGTCCCGGGTGGCGCCGGAGTCGCCGCCGGGATCTCCCGGCTGCTCGCCGTCGAGCCGGACCGGTGGCAGCACGTGGTCGCCACGAAGGATTACCACATCGACCCGGGCGCACACTTCGGCGATCCGCCGGACTTCGTGGAGTCGTGGCCCCGGCACTGCGTGGTCGGCACCAGCGGCTCGGAGTTCCACCCGGAGCTGGAGACCGGGCGGGTCGAGGCGATCTTCCACAAGGGTGAGCACGCGGCGGCGTACTCCGGGTTCGAGGGGCACGCCGACGACGGCGAGTGCCTGGCCGACTGGCTGCGTCGGCACGACGTGGACCGGGTCGACGTGGTCGGTATCGCCACCGACCACTGCGTCCGCGCCACCGCGCTCGACGCCGCCCGGGAGGGCTTCGCCACCACCGTCCTGCTGGAGCTGACCGCCGCGGTCGCTTCGGAGACCACAGACGTGGCGTTGCGGGCGATGGACGGCGCCGGCGTGATCCTGCACGGCGAACCTGTGATCAGGGCCGCATGA